One region of Ornithinibacter aureus genomic DNA includes:
- the pgsA gene encoding phosphatidylinositol phosphate synthase — protein MLNRYARAFFTKLLSPVAAVLVRLGISPDVVTVIGTLGVCFGALAFYPRGELLVGTLVITFFVFSDTLDGIMARSTGRSGNWGAYLDSTLDRVGDAAIFGGLVLYFAGAGRQEGELSPVMAGLALACLILGSVVSYAKARAEGLGMTANVGIAERADRLVVVLIATGFTGLLDLPWIYLGVVLALLAVASLITVVQRMLEVRRQALAL, from the coding sequence ATGCTGAACCGTTACGCGCGCGCCTTCTTCACCAAGCTGCTGAGCCCCGTGGCCGCGGTCCTCGTCCGTCTCGGCATCAGCCCCGACGTCGTGACGGTCATCGGCACCCTGGGGGTGTGCTTCGGGGCGCTGGCGTTCTACCCCCGCGGCGAGCTGCTCGTCGGCACCCTCGTCATCACCTTCTTCGTCTTCTCCGACACCCTCGACGGGATCATGGCGCGCTCGACCGGACGCTCTGGCAACTGGGGCGCCTACCTCGACTCCACGCTCGACCGGGTCGGCGATGCTGCCATCTTCGGGGGCCTGGTGCTCTACTTCGCAGGAGCCGGGCGCCAGGAGGGCGAACTCTCGCCCGTCATGGCGGGGCTCGCGCTGGCCTGCCTCATCCTCGGCAGCGTCGTCTCGTACGCCAAGGCGCGCGCCGAAGGGCTGGGGATGACGGCGAACGTCGGCATCGCCGAGCGGGCCGACCGCCTCGTGGTCGTCCTCATCGCCACCGGGTTCACCGGGCTGCTCGACCTGCCGTGGATCTACCTCGGCGTGGTCCTCGCGCTGCTGGCGGTGGCCAGTCTCATCACCGTGGTCCAACGGATGCTCGAGGTGCGCCGACAGGCCCTGGCTCTGTGA
- a CDS encoding elongation factor G-like protein EF-G2, giving the protein MNGTATKAPTVTATTSIRNVVLVGPSGSGKSRLFDHIVGAAVPARAPRGDGGDDGNPTTGLRAATISTGSVVVTLLDAPGNPDFVGEVRAGLRAADAALFVVSAADGADAASRALWHECALVGMPRAVAITALDARDADFTATLADCQAHFGAGIQPLGIPVAGEAGAVTSIADLLLGEIHDYSAGERTVRRAGPEHAEVFDTFRPSLIEGIIEESEDGTLMDRYLEGEDLDFATLEKDLLTAIAHGTFHPVLPLSAETGAGVGVLLHLIEAAFPHPALHPLPTVTPVAGGPEVELTADPDGPLVAEVVHTESDAYVGHRSLVRVFSGTLRGDRPVHVSGHLERLGVPTGEGHAPHDDDVRPGALAAPLDDELLPKTEAIAGEIVVVTKLGSAQTSDTLSSPDQPLLVTPWALPEALLPAAVAPSSRADEDRMPGAFRELAAEDPSLRIEHDSATGQVVLWTTGPAHLGLVLARLRTRFNVSVDQVPVQVALKETATARAEGLGRHVKQSGGHGQFAVCHLVMEPLPRGSGIEFAEVVVGGAVPRQFFGSVEKGVHTQLEKGLLAGWPVVDVRVTLTDGKAHSVDSSDMAFQTAAGLALRQLASPSTMTLLEPIDTVSVSVDDEHLGAVMTDISTRRGQILGSAPAVDQPGRSVLEAAVPQLELLDYAVSLRSLAHGTGTFHREHRGYEEMPERLVAQHLGERGRHA; this is encoded by the coding sequence ATGAACGGCACCGCGACCAAGGCCCCGACCGTCACCGCCACGACGAGCATCCGCAACGTCGTCCTCGTCGGGCCGAGCGGGTCGGGAAAGTCCAGACTGTTCGACCACATCGTCGGTGCGGCCGTGCCCGCACGCGCACCACGAGGTGACGGCGGTGATGACGGGAACCCGACGACGGGCCTGCGGGCGGCGACCATCTCCACGGGATCGGTGGTGGTGACCCTGCTCGACGCCCCGGGCAACCCCGACTTCGTCGGGGAGGTGCGGGCAGGGCTGAGGGCGGCTGATGCCGCCCTCTTCGTCGTCTCGGCCGCGGACGGTGCGGATGCCGCGAGCCGGGCCCTGTGGCACGAGTGCGCACTCGTCGGGATGCCGCGGGCGGTCGCCATCACGGCGCTCGACGCCCGCGATGCCGACTTCACGGCCACGCTCGCGGACTGCCAGGCGCACTTCGGGGCCGGCATCCAGCCGCTCGGCATCCCGGTGGCCGGGGAGGCCGGCGCGGTGACCTCCATCGCCGACCTCCTGCTCGGCGAGATCCACGACTACTCCGCGGGTGAGCGCACGGTGCGCCGTGCCGGCCCCGAGCACGCAGAGGTCTTCGACACCTTCCGCCCCTCCCTCATCGAGGGGATCATCGAGGAGTCCGAGGACGGCACCCTCATGGACCGCTACCTCGAGGGCGAGGACCTCGACTTCGCGACCCTGGAGAAGGACCTGCTCACCGCGATCGCGCACGGCACCTTCCACCCGGTGCTCCCACTCTCGGCCGAGACCGGGGCCGGTGTTGGCGTGCTCCTGCACCTCATCGAGGCCGCGTTCCCCCACCCGGCACTGCACCCGTTGCCGACCGTCACGCCCGTCGCCGGCGGTCCGGAGGTCGAGCTCACGGCCGACCCCGACGGCCCGCTCGTCGCCGAGGTGGTGCACACCGAGTCCGATGCCTACGTCGGGCACCGCTCCCTCGTGCGGGTTTTCTCCGGCACGTTGCGAGGTGACCGGCCGGTGCACGTCTCGGGCCACCTCGAGCGGCTCGGGGTACCGACCGGGGAAGGTCACGCGCCGCACGACGACGACGTGCGCCCCGGAGCCCTCGCCGCTCCCCTGGACGACGAGCTGCTGCCCAAGACCGAGGCGATCGCCGGAGAGATCGTCGTCGTCACCAAGCTCGGCAGCGCCCAGACCTCGGACACGCTCTCCTCCCCCGACCAGCCGCTGCTCGTGACCCCGTGGGCCCTGCCCGAGGCGCTGCTGCCCGCCGCCGTCGCGCCGTCCTCACGCGCTGACGAGGACCGGATGCCGGGAGCGTTCCGTGAGCTCGCGGCGGAGGACCCGTCGCTGCGGATCGAGCACGACTCCGCGACCGGCCAGGTGGTGTTGTGGACCACCGGCCCGGCCCATCTCGGCCTTGTCCTGGCTCGACTGCGAACGCGCTTCAACGTCAGCGTCGACCAGGTGCCGGTGCAGGTCGCGCTAAAGGAGACCGCAACGGCCAGAGCCGAGGGTCTCGGGCGGCACGTCAAGCAGTCGGGTGGCCACGGTCAGTTCGCGGTCTGCCACCTCGTCATGGAGCCGCTGCCCCGCGGGTCAGGGATCGAGTTCGCCGAGGTCGTCGTCGGTGGCGCCGTCCCTCGCCAGTTCTTCGGCAGCGTGGAGAAGGGCGTCCACACCCAGCTCGAGAAGGGACTGCTCGCCGGCTGGCCGGTCGTCGACGTGCGAGTCACCCTGACCGACGGGAAGGCGCACTCGGTCGACTCCTCCGACATGGCCTTCCAGACGGCGGCCGGGCTCGCGCTGCGCCAGCTGGCCTCCCCGTCGACGATGACCCTGCTCGAGCCGATCGACACGGTGAGCGTGAGCGTCGACGACGAGCACCTGGGCGCGGTCATGACCGACATCAGCACCCGACGCGGGCAGATCCTCGGCTCCGCTCCCGCCGTCGACCAGCCCGGCCGATCAGTGCTCGAGGCGGCCGTTCCCCAGCTCGAGCTGCTCGACTACGCCGTCTCGCTGCGCTCCCTGGCCCACGGCACGGGCACGTTCCACCGTGAGCACCGCGGGTACGAGGAGATGCCGGAGCGCCTCGTCGCGCAGCACCTCGGCGAGCGGGGCCGGCACGCCTGA
- a CDS encoding HNH endonuclease gives MSGIRRARAARRRQRRMAKVEHDLTDEQWSALQVAWAGCAYCGATDRPLQRDCVLPISRGGRYTVRNVVPACGPCNASKCNDEVTGWLRRKRLDERAFLTRLVEIGAALE, from the coding sequence GTGAGCGGCATCCGGCGCGCCCGGGCCGCCCGACGGCGTCAGCGTCGGATGGCCAAGGTCGAGCACGATCTCACCGACGAGCAGTGGTCGGCGCTGCAGGTGGCCTGGGCGGGCTGCGCCTACTGCGGAGCCACGGACCGGCCCCTGCAGCGTGACTGCGTGCTGCCGATCTCGCGCGGCGGGCGCTACACGGTGCGCAACGTCGTGCCGGCCTGCGGCCCGTGCAACGCGAGCAAGTGCAACGACGAGGTCACCGGGTGGCTGCGGCGCAAGCGACTCGACGAGCGGGCCTTCCTCACCCGCCTCGTCGAGATCGGCGCTGCGCTCGAGTGA
- a CDS encoding HIT family protein, with protein sequence MPSAEDAADFAGEGDGFERLWTPHRMVYIAGDRPDPSPGDGCPFCAAPGKDDAEGLIVHRGELCYVVMNLFPYNPGHVLICPYRHVPLYVDLTDEETVEFTALTKATIRALEAASAPMGFNVGMNQGAVAGAGVAAHLHQHVVPRWGGDANFLPIIARTKALPALLEDVRSRLAEHWPDP encoded by the coding sequence ATGCCATCAGCCGAGGATGCCGCAGACTTCGCGGGTGAGGGTGACGGCTTCGAACGGTTGTGGACTCCGCACCGGATGGTCTACATCGCGGGGGACCGACCCGACCCGTCACCGGGTGACGGCTGCCCCTTCTGTGCGGCACCGGGCAAGGACGACGCCGAGGGCCTGATCGTCCACCGCGGCGAGCTCTGCTACGTCGTGATGAACCTCTTCCCCTACAACCCCGGCCACGTGCTGATCTGCCCCTACCGCCACGTCCCCCTCTACGTCGACCTCACCGACGAGGAGACCGTGGAGTTCACCGCCCTGACCAAGGCGACGATCCGAGCCCTGGAGGCAGCCTCGGCGCCGATGGGCTTCAACGTCGGGATGAACCAGGGTGCCGTCGCCGGTGCCGGTGTGGCCGCCCACCTGCACCAACACGTCGTGCCGCGCTGGGGCGGCGATGCGAACTTCCTGCCGATCATCGCCCGCACCAAGGCGTTGCCAGCCCTGCTCGAGGACGTCCGCAGCCGCCTGGCGGAGCACTGGCCGGACCCGTGA
- a CDS encoding type II toxin-antitoxin system Phd/YefM family antitoxin, producing MGHDPVYLTRRGRRVAAVIDADDLEALIAAAENLADIEAAKAARAEVADGEATIPWEQIKADLGLS from the coding sequence GTGGGTCACGACCCGGTGTACCTGACCCGTCGGGGGCGTCGGGTGGCAGCGGTCATCGACGCCGACGATCTCGAGGCTCTGATCGCTGCCGCCGAGAACCTGGCCGACATCGAAGCCGCCAAGGCCGCCCGTGCCGAGGTCGCGGACGGTGAGGCGACGATCCCGTGGGAGCAGATCAAGGCAGACCTCGGGCTGTCATGA
- a CDS encoding type II toxin-antitoxin system RelE family toxin produces MTYRVEVAPGALRQLRILDLPARRRVQAAIELLADSPRPSGARKLVGGEGEWRVRTGDYRIVYEVQDDVLVVLVVAVGHRRNIDERR; encoded by the coding sequence ATGACGTACCGGGTCGAGGTCGCACCGGGGGCACTGCGTCAACTGCGCATTCTCGACCTTCCCGCGAGACGGCGTGTCCAGGCGGCCATCGAGCTGCTCGCCGATTCACCGCGGCCGAGCGGAGCCAGGAAACTGGTCGGCGGTGAGGGCGAATGGCGGGTTCGTACCGGTGACTACCGAATCGTCTACGAGGTCCAAGACGATGTACTGGTCGTCCTGGTGGTGGCCGTCGGCCACCGACGGAACATCGACGAACGTCGCTGA
- a CDS encoding SDR family NAD(P)-dependent oxidoreductase yields the protein MSEPTRTAAPSRGILVTGASRGVGAAVARAFAERGDRVVVHHRGPSSLERATAVLEGLAGSGHVRLAADLSDPDAVARLASEAATALGRVDVLVNNAAMIVPPAPGVDGSRRGDHPLELTSYEDWVQIWQRTLATNLLGPANLTWCVARQMIDVPPADGVPVGRVVNVGSRGAYRGEPDIPAYGASKAGLHSFGQSMAQRLAPHGIAVTSIAPGFIETEMAGPALEGAAGEATRAQSPFHRVATPQEVAAAVVTLASPGAEWASGAVLDFNGASHLR from the coding sequence ATGAGCGAACCCACCCGCACGGCCGCACCCTCGCGCGGCATCCTCGTCACCGGAGCCTCTCGGGGCGTGGGGGCGGCGGTCGCCCGCGCGTTCGCCGAGCGTGGCGACCGGGTCGTCGTGCACCACCGGGGCCCGTCCTCGCTCGAGCGGGCGACGGCGGTGCTCGAGGGTCTGGCGGGCAGTGGTCACGTGCGGCTCGCAGCGGACCTCTCCGATCCGGATGCCGTGGCGCGCCTGGCGTCGGAGGCGGCCACCGCGCTGGGCCGGGTCGACGTGCTCGTCAACAACGCCGCCATGATCGTGCCTCCCGCCCCGGGTGTCGACGGGAGCCGACGGGGGGACCACCCGCTCGAGCTCACGTCCTACGAGGACTGGGTGCAGATCTGGCAGCGCACCCTCGCGACGAACCTGCTCGGCCCGGCGAACCTCACGTGGTGCGTGGCCCGGCAGATGATCGACGTGCCGCCGGCCGACGGGGTCCCGGTCGGGCGGGTCGTCAACGTCGGCTCGCGAGGGGCCTACCGGGGGGAGCCCGACATCCCGGCGTACGGCGCCAGCAAGGCCGGTCTGCACTCGTTCGGCCAGTCGATGGCGCAGCGACTGGCCCCCCACGGCATCGCGGTCACGAGCATCGCGCCCGGGTTCATCGAGACCGAGATGGCCGGCCCCGCGCTCGAGGGTGCGGCGGGGGAGGCCACCCGGGCGCAGAGCCCGTTCCACCGCGTCGCCACCCCGCAGGAGGTCGCGGCCGCCGTCGTGACCCTGGCGTCCCCCGGTGCCGAGTGGGCCTCGGGGGCCGTGCTCGACTTCAACGGCGCGAGCCACCTGCGGTAG
- a CDS encoding lysophospholipid acyltransferase family protein, producing MILYSVGVAVIDAALGVLTRREHHHVERIPASGAVVVVSNHLSVSDPLVLASALRRAGRQGTFLVMAEAFAWPGVGWLLRRTGQIPVRRDRDPAAALQPALDALGRGWAVAIYPEGKITTEPDYRPMSEVRTGAVRLALTADCPIVPVAQWGAHRLLTREGTSSLIRPLRRLGRLRPGRLSRRPTVVVTVGEAITPVQLRARVADPEDLRAMTAVVMDDLRALLAEIAAEDLPDLRG from the coding sequence GTGATCCTCTACTCGGTCGGCGTGGCCGTCATCGACGCGGCGCTCGGCGTGCTGACCCGACGCGAGCACCACCACGTGGAGCGCATCCCGGCATCCGGTGCCGTCGTCGTCGTCTCCAACCACCTCTCCGTCTCCGACCCGCTGGTGCTCGCGAGCGCTCTGCGGCGGGCCGGCCGACAGGGCACCTTCCTCGTCATGGCCGAGGCGTTCGCGTGGCCCGGCGTCGGGTGGCTGCTGCGGCGAACCGGGCAGATCCCGGTCCGCCGCGACCGCGACCCGGCGGCGGCGCTCCAGCCGGCTCTCGACGCGCTCGGGCGGGGGTGGGCCGTGGCGATCTACCCCGAGGGCAAGATCACGACCGAGCCCGACTACCGGCCGATGAGCGAAGTGCGCACCGGGGCGGTGCGGCTGGCGCTCACGGCCGACTGCCCGATCGTCCCCGTCGCCCAGTGGGGGGCCCACCGCCTGCTCACCCGGGAGGGGACGTCGTCGCTCATCCGGCCGTTGCGCCGGCTCGGGCGGCTGCGCCCGGGACGGCTCTCGCGCCGCCCCACGGTGGTCGTCACGGTGGGGGAGGCGATCACCCCGGTGCAGCTGCGCGCCCGGGTCGCGGACCCCGAGGACCTGCGGGCCATGACGGCGGTGGTCATGGACGACCTGCGCGCCCTCCTCGCCGAGATCGCGGCCGAGGACCTGCCCGACCTGCGCGGCTAG
- a CDS encoding GNAT family N-acetyltransferase translates to MDGDGAQTSGWRVREARPVDAFAIAALHIQHERELGHAVPVGFLDEFAQAWLRDTARRTWLAEDRRGRPLGVLHGTRVQRLPSAHRPADAWFHVSLLFVSTDARGAGIGEGLLDAMLEWAEADGVTRVQLHALPGVRTVYERFGFGPPSQRLMERQITRRER, encoded by the coding sequence ATGGACGGCGACGGCGCGCAGACCTCGGGGTGGCGGGTGCGCGAGGCGCGTCCAGTTGACGCCTTCGCCATCGCGGCCCTGCACATCCAGCACGAGCGCGAACTCGGGCACGCGGTGCCCGTCGGGTTCCTCGACGAGTTCGCCCAGGCCTGGCTGCGCGACACGGCCCGGCGCACCTGGCTGGCCGAGGACCGTCGAGGGCGGCCGCTGGGAGTCCTGCACGGCACCCGGGTGCAGCGACTGCCCAGTGCCCACCGCCCCGCCGACGCCTGGTTCCACGTCAGCCTGCTCTTCGTCAGCACCGACGCGCGCGGAGCCGGGATCGGCGAAGGGCTGCTCGACGCCATGCTCGAGTGGGCCGAGGCCGACGGGGTGACCCGCGTGCAGCTGCACGCCCTGCCGGGAGTGCGCACCGTCTACGAACGGTTCGGGTTCGGGCCACCGTCGCAGCGGCTGATGGAGCGCCAGATCACCCGGCGGGAGCGGTGA
- the thrS gene encoding threonine--tRNA ligase — translation MSAQITVHVAGTQRSVEQGTTAGDLFEGDRSVLVARVDGKLRDLAHVLVGGEHVEPVTAAEQDGLDVLRHSAAHVLAQAVQEVHPDARLGIGPPIRDGFYYDFDVATPFTPEDLKALEKVMQRIINEGQTFHRRETSDEDALVELAGEPYKCELIGLKGGASEEAAEGAAVEVGGAQLTIYDNLRRDGSRAWGDLCRGPHVPSTKVLGNAFKLMRSAAAYWRGSEKNPQLQRVYGTAWPTKADMVAYLDRLAEAEKRDHRKLGAELDLFSFPDELGSGMAVFHPKGGVIKREMEDYVRRRHIEEGFEYVGTPHISKAGLFHTSGHLPYYADTMFPPMEMEHAEYRLKAMNCPMHNLIFRSRGRSYRELPLRLFEFGSVYRFEKSGVVHGLTRVRAMTQDDSHSYVTPEQAPAEIEHLLRFVTGLLKDFGLDDYYFEISTRATEGEKKDKFIGSDEQWDAATGVLRDTAAQFGVELVEDPGGAAFYGPKISVQARDAIGRTWQMSTIQYDFNQPERFGLEYQASDGSRQQPVMIHSAKFGSIERFIGVLVEHYAGAFPVWLSPVQVLGVPVAEEFNDYLWDVLAQMKAQGIRVELDESDDRFPKKIRNASKAKVPYVLIAGEEDRSAGAVSFRYRDGSQKNGVPIADAIAEITAAIADRRQV, via the coding sequence ATGTCTGCCCAGATCACCGTCCACGTCGCCGGCACCCAGCGATCGGTGGAGCAGGGCACGACTGCGGGTGATCTCTTCGAGGGCGACCGCTCGGTGCTCGTCGCCCGCGTCGACGGGAAGCTGCGCGACCTCGCGCACGTCCTCGTGGGTGGCGAGCACGTCGAGCCCGTCACGGCCGCCGAGCAGGACGGTCTCGACGTGCTGCGCCACTCGGCCGCCCACGTGCTCGCGCAGGCCGTGCAGGAGGTGCACCCCGACGCGCGCCTGGGCATCGGCCCGCCGATCCGCGACGGCTTCTACTACGACTTCGACGTCGCCACCCCGTTCACGCCCGAGGACCTCAAGGCCCTGGAGAAGGTGATGCAGCGCATCATCAACGAGGGCCAGACCTTCCACCGGCGTGAGACCTCCGACGAGGATGCCCTCGTCGAGCTCGCCGGCGAGCCCTACAAGTGCGAGCTCATCGGCCTCAAGGGCGGTGCCTCCGAGGAAGCGGCAGAGGGCGCCGCGGTCGAGGTGGGCGGTGCCCAGCTGACCATCTACGACAACCTGCGCCGGGACGGCAGCCGCGCCTGGGGCGACCTGTGCCGCGGCCCGCACGTGCCGTCGACCAAGGTGCTCGGCAACGCCTTCAAGCTCATGCGCAGCGCCGCCGCCTACTGGCGCGGCTCGGAGAAGAACCCGCAGCTCCAGCGCGTGTACGGCACGGCCTGGCCGACCAAGGCCGACATGGTGGCCTACCTCGACCGGCTCGCCGAGGCCGAGAAGCGCGACCACCGCAAGCTCGGGGCCGAGCTCGACCTGTTCAGCTTCCCCGACGAGCTCGGCTCCGGCATGGCCGTGTTCCACCCCAAGGGTGGGGTCATCAAGCGCGAGATGGAGGACTACGTCCGCCGCCGGCACATCGAGGAGGGCTTCGAGTACGTCGGGACCCCCCACATCAGCAAGGCCGGGCTCTTCCACACCTCCGGGCACCTGCCGTACTACGCCGACACGATGTTCCCGCCGATGGAGATGGAGCACGCGGAGTACCGCCTCAAGGCGATGAACTGCCCGATGCACAACCTCATCTTCCGGTCGCGCGGCCGCTCCTACCGCGAGCTGCCGCTGCGACTGTTCGAGTTCGGTTCGGTCTACCGCTTCGAGAAGTCCGGTGTCGTCCACGGCCTGACGCGGGTGCGCGCCATGACCCAGGACGACTCGCACTCCTACGTCACGCCTGAGCAGGCCCCAGCCGAGATCGAGCACCTGCTGCGCTTCGTCACCGGGCTGCTCAAGGACTTCGGCCTCGACGACTACTACTTCGAGATCTCGACGCGGGCCACCGAGGGCGAGAAGAAGGACAAGTTCATCGGGTCCGACGAGCAGTGGGACGCCGCCACGGGTGTGCTGCGCGACACCGCGGCGCAGTTCGGCGTCGAGCTCGTGGAGGACCCCGGTGGTGCGGCCTTCTACGGCCCGAAGATCAGCGTGCAGGCCCGGGACGCCATCGGGCGCACTTGGCAGATGTCGACGATCCAGTACGACTTCAACCAGCCCGAGCGGTTCGGCCTGGAGTACCAGGCGTCCGACGGGTCGCGCCAGCAGCCGGTCATGATCCACTCGGCGAAGTTCGGCTCCATCGAGCGGTTCATCGGGGTGCTCGTCGAGCACTACGCCGGGGCCTTCCCCGTGTGGCTGAGCCCGGTGCAGGTCCTCGGAGTGCCCGTGGCGGAGGAGTTCAACGACTACCTGTGGGACGTCCTGGCGCAGATGAAGGCCCAGGGCATCCGCGTCGAGCTCGACGAGAGCGACGACCGGTTCCCGAAGAAGATCCGCAACGCGAGCAAGGCCAAGGTGCCCTACGTGCTCATCGCGGGTGAGGAGGACCGCTCCGCGGGGGCGGTGTCCTTCCGCTACCGCGACGGGTCGCAGAAGAACGGGGTGCCGATCGCCGACGCCATTGCCGAGATCACGGCCGCGATCGCCGACCGGCGGCAGGTCTGA
- a CDS encoding prolyl oligopeptidase family serine peptidase — translation MLATASEREPDRDHLSTPRPWTWSNSAGLDVHGFVHPPTTAEVSAPDGELPPLLVLDVNHGGGTSYGRAYRERLTGQWGVVDIDDVVCGVRSLADAGRIDRDRVAIRGGSAGGYTVLRALTSSTVFAAGASYFGISDLAAVHHVADLHGELLLLQGADDLVVPVAQAQLMADAMRAAGKDVELVVYEGEGHGFRQTSTIIDSLERELAFYLRVFEG, via the coding sequence GTGCTCGCGACGGCATCCGAGCGTGAACCGGACCGGGACCACCTCTCGACCCCACGACCGTGGACCTGGAGCAACAGCGCGGGCCTTGACGTGCACGGGTTCGTCCACCCGCCGACCACCGCCGAGGTCAGCGCACCCGACGGTGAGCTGCCGCCGCTTCTCGTCCTCGACGTCAACCACGGCGGGGGCACGTCGTACGGGCGCGCCTACCGGGAGCGGCTCACGGGCCAGTGGGGTGTCGTCGACATCGACGACGTCGTCTGCGGGGTTCGCTCGCTCGCGGATGCCGGTCGCATCGACCGCGACCGCGTCGCCATCCGCGGCGGCAGCGCCGGCGGGTACACCGTGCTGCGGGCGCTGACGTCGAGCACGGTCTTCGCCGCAGGCGCGAGCTACTTCGGGATCAGCGACCTCGCGGCGGTGCACCACGTCGCGGACCTGCACGGGGAGCTGCTGCTGCTCCAGGGCGCCGACGACCTCGTGGTCCCGGTGGCGCAGGCCCAGCTCATGGCCGATGCCATGAGGGCAGCCGGCAAGGACGTCGAGCTCGTCGTCTACGAGGGCGAGGGGCACGGCTTCCGCCAGACGTCGACGATCATCGACTCCCTCGAGCGCGAGCTGGCGTTCTACCTGCGGGTCTTCGAGGGCTGA
- a CDS encoding LysR family transcriptional regulator: MIDLVAVESLVAVERCGSVVGAADELGFTPSAVSQQVKRLERQVGVPLLDRAGRGVVLTAAGRRLVEEGRSLRVAVEGLRSRLQGEGGRPSGLLRLAAFSTAVRGIVPPMLDALRASAPDLDVVVHEVEPWDAVAEVAAGRTDMAVVHRWEGMRFHVPPTVRGEPVLTDVADVLVHVDDPLASRQSVTPADLMTRPWVSTPEGTICHEWFSHMFAATPQAPRVGFRCVEFASQVELVAHGLAVALVPRLGRGRLPATVVAVPVLDPVATRRVDVHWRASMGESPAVDAVRAALREVAGRS, from the coding sequence ATGATCGATCTCGTGGCCGTGGAGTCGCTCGTGGCGGTGGAGCGCTGTGGCAGTGTCGTCGGTGCCGCGGACGAGCTGGGGTTCACCCCGTCCGCGGTCTCGCAACAGGTCAAACGCCTCGAACGCCAGGTCGGGGTGCCACTGCTCGATCGGGCCGGGCGTGGGGTGGTGCTCACCGCGGCTGGGCGACGCCTCGTCGAGGAGGGTCGCTCGCTGCGGGTGGCGGTCGAAGGGCTGCGCTCCCGGCTCCAGGGGGAGGGAGGGAGGCCCTCGGGGCTGCTGCGGCTCGCGGCCTTCTCCACGGCGGTGCGCGGCATCGTGCCCCCGATGCTCGACGCCCTGCGCGCCAGCGCTCCCGACCTTGACGTCGTGGTGCACGAGGTGGAACCGTGGGATGCCGTCGCCGAGGTCGCGGCGGGGCGCACCGACATGGCGGTGGTGCACCGCTGGGAGGGCATGCGCTTCCACGTGCCGCCGACGGTGCGCGGAGAACCGGTGCTCACCGACGTGGCCGACGTCCTCGTGCACGTCGACGACCCCCTCGCGTCGCGGCAGTCCGTGACGCCGGCCGACCTCATGACCCGTCCCTGGGTCTCCACCCCCGAGGGCACGATCTGCCACGAGTGGTTCAGCCACATGTTCGCGGCCACCCCGCAGGCACCGCGCGTGGGCTTTCGCTGCGTGGAGTTCGCCTCGCAGGTCGAGCTCGTGGCCCACGGCCTGGCGGTGGCCCTGGTGCCCCGACTGGGTCGGGGGCGCCTGCCCGCCACCGTCGTCGCGGTGCCGGTGCTCGACCCCGTGGCGACCAGGCGGGTCGACGTTCACTGGCGCGCGTCGATGGGGGAGTCGCCCGCCGTGGATGCCGTGCGTGCCGCCCTGCGCGAGGTGGCGGGACGCTCCTGA